Proteins from a genomic interval of Zingiber officinale cultivar Zhangliang chromosome 2A, Zo_v1.1, whole genome shotgun sequence:
- the LOC122042438 gene encoding uncharacterized protein LOC122042438: MEVFGKSMIAESSNVIYLSSILNKEGPIPSHKCDNRCQNALVFGNVYQCKLTGLTHICDKNCNQRILYDNHNSLCRVSGQIFPLSPTEEQAVRGVRRKLEMTNSDGCAFKRRRDAQLHPSPFERTCSAVSPICSQIGDGMDMS, encoded by the coding sequence ATGGAGGTATTTGGCAAATCTATGATTGCCGAGTCAAGCAATGTGATTTATTTGTCCAGTATTCTTAACAAGGAAGGGCCAATCCCAAGTCACAAATGTGACAACAGATGCCAAAATGCTCTTGTGTTTGGGAATGTGTACCAGTGCAAATTAACAGGGTTGACACACATCTGCGATAAGAATTGTAACCAGAGGATTTTGTACGATAACCATAATTCTCTCTGCAGAGTGAGTGGGCAGATTTTTCCTCTTTCACCAACAGAAGAGCAGGCAGTTAGAGGAGTGCGGAGAAAATTGGAAATGACTAATTCTGATGGTTGTGCTTTTAAGCGTAGGCGAGATGCCCAGCTGCATCCTTCTCCTTTTGAGAGGACTTGCTCTGCAGTATCTCCAATATGCAGTCAAATTGGAGATGGCATGGATATGAGTTAG